A single region of the Streptomyces sp. AM 4-1-1 genome encodes:
- a CDS encoding amino acid permease, with the protein MNTLFRTKTVEQSIKDTETPEYALRKSLSALDLTVFGVGVIIGTGIFVLTGKIAKETAGPAVALAFVVAGLVCGLAALCYAEFASTVPVAGSAYTFAYASLGELPAWIIGWDLVLELALGCAVVAVGWSGYLRSLLDTAGLDLPRALSGTHNGTFGFDLLACALILVLTCVLVAGMKLSSRVTNVIVAVKVTVVLLVIVVGAFFITGSNYKPFVPPAQPSQGGDGLQAPLAQLVFGFTPSNFGVMGIFTAAAVVFFAFIGFDIVATAAEETRDPQRDVPRGILGSLFVCTALYVAVSVVVTGMRKYTLLTVDAPLADAFKAVGHPFWAGLISFGAVVGLTSVCLILLLGQSRVFFAMSRDGLLPRAFSRVHPRFGTPYRSTLLLGGVVALVAGFTSIDELAELVNIGTLFAFVVVAAGVVLLRRRRPDLPRSFRTPLVPFVPAVSVLASLWLMVNLPAETWLRFGIWMVVGVVIYFTYGRRHSRVPSENA; encoded by the coding sequence GTGAACACACTGTTCCGCACGAAAACGGTCGAGCAATCGATCAAGGACACGGAGACCCCGGAGTACGCCCTCAGGAAGTCGCTGTCCGCACTCGACCTCACGGTCTTCGGCGTCGGTGTCATCATCGGCACCGGCATCTTCGTACTCACCGGGAAGATCGCCAAGGAGACGGCGGGCCCGGCCGTGGCGCTCGCCTTCGTCGTCGCCGGTCTGGTCTGCGGACTCGCCGCCCTCTGCTACGCGGAGTTCGCCTCGACCGTCCCGGTCGCCGGTTCCGCCTACACCTTCGCCTACGCCTCACTCGGTGAGCTGCCCGCCTGGATCATCGGCTGGGACCTCGTCCTGGAGCTGGCGCTCGGCTGCGCGGTCGTCGCCGTCGGCTGGTCCGGATACCTGCGTTCGCTGCTGGACACCGCGGGACTGGATCTGCCCCGGGCGCTCTCCGGGACGCACAACGGCACATTCGGCTTCGACCTGCTGGCGTGCGCGCTGATCCTGGTCCTGACCTGCGTCCTGGTCGCGGGCATGAAGCTCTCCTCCCGGGTGACCAACGTCATCGTCGCGGTGAAGGTGACCGTGGTGCTGCTGGTGATCGTCGTCGGGGCGTTCTTCATCACCGGTTCGAACTACAAGCCGTTCGTCCCGCCCGCGCAGCCGTCCCAGGGCGGTGACGGCCTCCAGGCCCCCCTCGCCCAGCTGGTGTTCGGCTTCACCCCGAGCAACTTCGGCGTCATGGGGATCTTCACCGCCGCGGCCGTCGTCTTCTTCGCCTTCATCGGCTTCGACATCGTCGCCACCGCCGCCGAGGAGACCCGCGACCCGCAGCGCGACGTGCCGCGCGGCATCCTCGGCTCGCTCTTCGTCTGCACCGCCCTGTACGTGGCGGTCTCGGTGGTCGTCACCGGCATGCGGAAGTACACCCTGCTGACGGTCGACGCCCCGCTCGCCGACGCCTTCAAGGCGGTCGGCCATCCGTTCTGGGCCGGGCTGATCAGCTTCGGCGCCGTCGTCGGACTCACCTCGGTCTGTCTGATCCTGCTTCTCGGCCAGTCCCGGGTGTTCTTCGCGATGAGCCGGGACGGGCTGCTGCCGAGGGCGTTCTCACGCGTCCACCCGAGGTTCGGGACGCCGTACCGCTCCACGCTCCTGCTGGGCGGGGTGGTGGCCCTGGTGGCGGGCTTCACCTCGATCGACGAACTCGCCGAACTCGTCAACATCGGCACGCTCTTCGCGTTCGTCGTCGTCGCGGCCGGGGTCGTCCTGCTGCGCCGTCGGCGACCCGATCTGCCCCGCTCCTTCCGCACCCCGCTGGTGCCGTTCGTCCCGGCCGTCTCGGTGCTGGCGTCGCTGTGGCTGATGGTCAACCTGCCCGCCGAGACCTGGCTGCGGTTCGGGATCTGGATGGTGGTCGGCGTCGTCATCTACTTCACGTACGGCCGTCGGCACAGCCGGGTCCCGAGCGAGAACGCCTGA
- a CDS encoding 3-hydroxyacyl-CoA dehydrogenase NAD-binding domain-containing protein — MSTSTSALLKSAAELFPGEVVTQAQVRHLDLPAGAGRFALITLDNGLDHTKPTTFGPRSLANIDAAIDQVEKEAADGEIVGVGITGKPFIFAVGADLKGVELLKRHEDALAIGRSGHDVFRRLSGLAVPTFTYYNGAAMGGGVEIGLHCSYRTVSAAVPAFSLPEVFLGLVPGWGGCVLLPNLIGADRAVSVIIENSLSQNRQLKGRQVRELGIADAIFEGADFLERSLSWTASVLTGATTVERAEIDRGDAWDQAVARGRAVADSKVHGAAPAAYRALDIIAAARSGDLGAGFDAEDQALADLIMSGELRSGIYSFNLVQKRAKRPAGAPDKSLARPVTKVGVVGAGLMASQLALLFLRRLEVPVVLTDIDQERVDKGVGYVHAEIEKLLGKGRINQDKANRLKALVTGVLDKAEGFSDADFVIEAVFEEIGVKQQVFAEVEAVVPAHAILATNTSSLSVTEMASKLKHPERVVGFHFFNPVAILPLLEIVRGERTDDAALATAFGVARKLKKTAVLVKDAPAFVVNRVLTRFMGEVQNVIDEGTPVETAERAVEPLGLPMSPLVLLELVGPAIGLHVSETLNRAFPERFTVSENLAAVVKAGKRGFYVHDSGRPELDPEVIALLKQGDVVLTEDQVRERVLDAVAQEIGLMLDEGVVAEAQDVDLCLITGAGWPFHLGGVTPYLDREGVSERVTGKKFLAPGVASVPA, encoded by the coding sequence GTGAGCACGTCCACCAGCGCACTCCTGAAGAGCGCGGCCGAGCTGTTCCCCGGTGAGGTCGTCACCCAGGCCCAGGTCCGCCACCTCGACCTGCCGGCCGGCGCGGGGCGCTTCGCGCTCATCACGCTGGACAACGGCCTGGACCACACCAAGCCGACCACCTTCGGACCGCGGTCGCTGGCGAACATCGACGCCGCGATCGACCAGGTCGAGAAGGAGGCCGCCGACGGCGAGATCGTCGGTGTCGGCATCACCGGCAAGCCGTTCATCTTCGCGGTCGGCGCCGACCTCAAGGGCGTCGAGCTGCTGAAGCGCCACGAGGACGCGCTCGCCATCGGCAGGAGCGGCCACGACGTCTTCCGGCGCCTCTCCGGGCTGGCCGTGCCGACCTTCACGTACTACAACGGCGCGGCGATGGGCGGCGGCGTCGAGATCGGTCTGCACTGCTCGTACCGGACGGTGTCGGCGGCGGTCCCGGCGTTCTCGCTGCCCGAGGTGTTCCTCGGTCTGGTGCCCGGCTGGGGCGGCTGTGTGCTGCTGCCCAATCTGATCGGCGCCGACCGCGCGGTCTCCGTGATCATCGAGAACTCGCTGAGCCAGAACCGTCAGCTCAAGGGCCGGCAGGTGCGTGAGCTGGGGATCGCCGACGCGATCTTCGAGGGCGCCGACTTCCTGGAGCGGTCACTGAGCTGGACCGCGTCCGTCCTCACGGGCGCGACCACCGTCGAGCGCGCCGAGATCGACCGCGGTGACGCCTGGGACCAGGCGGTGGCGCGCGGCCGGGCCGTGGCCGACTCCAAGGTGCACGGCGCGGCCCCGGCCGCCTACCGCGCGCTGGACATCATCGCCGCCGCGAGGAGCGGCGACCTGGGCGCCGGTTTCGACGCCGAGGACCAGGCGCTCGCGGACCTGATCATGAGCGGCGAGCTGCGCTCCGGGATCTACTCCTTCAACCTCGTCCAGAAGCGCGCCAAGCGCCCGGCCGGCGCCCCCGACAAGTCGCTGGCCCGCCCGGTCACCAAGGTCGGCGTGGTCGGTGCCGGACTGATGGCCTCCCAGCTCGCTCTGCTCTTCCTGCGCCGTCTGGAGGTGCCGGTCGTGCTGACCGACATCGACCAGGAGCGGGTCGACAAGGGTGTGGGGTACGTCCACGCCGAGATCGAGAAGCTGCTCGGCAAGGGCCGGATCAACCAGGACAAGGCCAACCGTCTCAAGGCACTGGTCACCGGTGTCCTGGACAAGGCGGAGGGCTTCTCCGACGCCGACTTCGTCATCGAGGCGGTCTTCGAGGAGATCGGCGTCAAGCAGCAGGTGTTCGCGGAGGTCGAGGCGGTCGTCCCGGCACACGCGATCCTCGCCACCAACACCTCGTCCCTGTCGGTGACGGAGATGGCGTCGAAGCTGAAGCACCCCGAGCGGGTCGTCGGCTTCCACTTCTTCAACCCGGTGGCGATCCTGCCGCTGCTGGAGATCGTCCGCGGTGAGCGGACCGACGACGCGGCGCTCGCCACCGCGTTCGGTGTGGCGCGGAAGCTGAAGAAGACCGCGGTGCTGGTGAAGGACGCCCCGGCGTTCGTCGTGAACCGCGTCCTGACCCGCTTCATGGGCGAGGTCCAGAACGTCATCGACGAGGGCACTCCCGTCGAGACCGCCGAGCGGGCCGTCGAACCGCTCGGTCTGCCGATGTCACCGCTGGTGCTGCTCGAACTGGTCGGTCCCGCCATCGGGCTGCACGTCTCCGAGACCCTGAACCGCGCCTTCCCGGAGCGGTTCACGGTCTCCGAGAACCTGGCGGCCGTGGTGAAGGCGGGCAAGCGCGGCTTCTACGTCCACGACTCGGGCAGGCCGGAGCTGGACCCGGAGGTCATCGCGCTCCTCAAGCAGGGCGATGTCGTGCTGACGGAGGACCAGGTACGGGAGCGGGTCCTGGACGCCGTCGCGCAGGAGATCGGCCTGATGCTGGACGAGGGCGTCGTCGCAGAAGCCCAGGACGTCGACCTCTGCCTGATCACGGGCGCGGGCTGGCCCTTCCACCTGGGCGGCGTCACACCGTACCTGGACCGTGAGGGCGTGTCCGAGCGGGTGACGGGCAAGAAGTTCCTGGCGCCGGGCGTGGCGAGCGTACCCGCGTAA
- a CDS encoding ribonuclease D has translation MTDAQETAADSSLRTTGGAPPADVAPAPIPLLEPREGIPPVVTSDDALAEVVAAFAAGTGPVAVDAERASGYRYGQRAYLVQLRREGAGSALIDPVGCPDLSTLGAALTGSEWILHAATQDLPCLREIGMVPTGLFDTELAGRLAGFPRVGLGAMVESVLGYALEKGHSAVDWSTRPLPDPWLRYAALDVELLIDLRDALEDELDRQGKLEWAREEFDAIASAPPAPPRKDPWRRTSGMHKVRRRRQMAVVRELWTTRDQVAQRRDISPGKVLGDAAIIEAALAVPPNIHALTALPGFGHRMGRRQLEQWQAAVDRAKALPDAELPQPGQQPAGPPPPRSWADKDPAAAARLSAARASVSELAERLNMPQENLITPDTVRRVCWEPPRDASPDTVEAALASHGARRWQIEHVAPLLVRALSTTS, from the coding sequence GTGACCGACGCCCAAGAGACCGCAGCAGACAGTTCACTGCGAACCACCGGGGGCGCTCCCCCGGCCGACGTCGCCCCGGCGCCGATCCCCTTGCTCGAACCTCGCGAGGGCATTCCCCCGGTGGTGACGTCGGACGACGCCCTCGCCGAGGTGGTCGCCGCCTTCGCCGCGGGTACCGGACCGGTGGCCGTGGACGCCGAGCGCGCGTCCGGCTACCGCTACGGGCAGCGCGCCTACCTGGTACAACTCCGCCGGGAGGGAGCGGGCAGCGCGCTGATCGACCCGGTCGGCTGCCCCGATCTGTCGACGCTCGGCGCGGCCCTCACCGGCAGTGAGTGGATCTTGCACGCCGCCACCCAGGACCTTCCGTGCCTGCGCGAAATAGGCATGGTCCCGACCGGGCTGTTCGACACCGAGCTGGCCGGGCGACTGGCGGGCTTCCCCCGTGTCGGCCTCGGCGCGATGGTCGAGAGCGTGCTCGGTTACGCCCTGGAGAAGGGTCACTCCGCCGTCGACTGGTCCACCCGGCCGCTGCCCGACCCGTGGCTGCGTTACGCCGCCCTGGACGTCGAGCTGCTGATCGACCTGCGGGACGCCCTGGAGGACGAGCTGGACCGGCAGGGCAAACTGGAGTGGGCGCGCGAGGAGTTCGACGCGATCGCCTCGGCGCCGCCCGCCCCGCCGCGCAAGGACCCGTGGCGCCGCACCTCGGGCATGCACAAGGTGCGCCGGCGCCGTCAGATGGCGGTGGTACGGGAGCTGTGGACCACCCGGGACCAGGTCGCCCAGCGCCGCGACATCTCCCCCGGCAAGGTCCTCGGGGACGCCGCGATCATCGAGGCGGCGCTCGCGGTGCCGCCGAACATCCACGCCCTCACGGCGCTGCCCGGCTTCGGTCACCGCATGGGCCGACGGCAGCTGGAGCAGTGGCAGGCGGCCGTCGACCGGGCCAAGGCACTGCCCGATGCCGAGCTGCCGCAGCCCGGCCAGCAGCCCGCGGGCCCGCCGCCGCCCCGCTCCTGGGCGGACAAGGACCCGGCCGCCGCCGCCCGGCTCTCGGCGGCCCGCGCCTCGGTGTCGGAACTGGCCGAGCGGCTGAACATGCCACAGGAGAACCTGATCACCCCGGACACCGTCCGCCGGGTCTGCTGGGAGCCGCCCCGGGACGCGAGCCCGGACACCGTGGAGGCCGCGCTCGCGAGTCACGGCGCCCGGCGCTGGCAGATCGAACACGTCGCCCCGCTCCTCGTACGGGCCCTGTCGACCACGTCCTGA
- a CDS encoding acetyl-CoA C-acyltransferase encodes MPRTIRDVVFVDGVRTPFGKAGPKGIYHETRADDLVVKAIRELLRRNPDLDPARIDEVAIAATTQIGDQGLTLGRTAGILAGLPQSVPGYSIDRMCAGALTAVTSTAGSIAFGAYDVVVAGGVEHMGRHPMGEGVDPNPRFVSEKLVDESALFMGMTAENLHDRYPSITKRRADEYAVRSQEKAAKAYADGKIQQDLVPVAVRRTDAEVGETGWGLVTADEPMRPGTTMESLAGLKTPFRPHGRVTAGNAAGLNDGATASLLAAEDVARELGLPVRMRLVSYAFAGVEPEVMGYGPIPSTQKALAKAGLSIEDIGLFEINEAFAVQVLAFLEHYGIADDDARVNQYGGAIAYGHPLASSGVRLMTQLARQFEDHPEVRYGLTTMCVGFGMGASVVWENPHFDTAGGSK; translated from the coding sequence GTGCCTCGTACCATCCGGGACGTCGTCTTCGTCGACGGCGTCCGCACCCCGTTCGGCAAAGCGGGCCCGAAGGGCATCTACCACGAGACCCGCGCCGACGATCTCGTCGTGAAGGCCATCCGGGAGCTGCTGCGTCGCAACCCGGACCTGGACCCGGCCCGGATCGACGAGGTCGCCATCGCAGCGACCACCCAGATCGGCGACCAGGGGCTCACGCTGGGCCGCACCGCCGGAATCCTGGCCGGGCTGCCGCAGTCCGTGCCCGGCTACTCCATCGACCGCATGTGCGCGGGCGCGCTGACCGCCGTCACGTCGACGGCCGGCTCCATCGCCTTCGGCGCGTACGACGTCGTCGTCGCGGGCGGTGTCGAGCACATGGGCCGCCACCCGATGGGCGAGGGCGTCGACCCGAACCCGCGCTTCGTGTCGGAGAAGCTGGTCGACGAGTCCGCCCTGTTCATGGGCATGACCGCGGAGAACCTGCACGACCGGTACCCCTCGATCACCAAGCGGCGCGCGGACGAGTACGCCGTACGTTCCCAGGAGAAGGCCGCCAAGGCGTACGCCGACGGCAAGATCCAGCAGGACCTCGTACCGGTCGCCGTCCGCCGCACCGACGCCGAGGTGGGCGAGACCGGCTGGGGCCTGGTCACCGCCGACGAACCGATGCGTCCGGGCACCACCATGGAGTCGCTGGCCGGTCTGAAGACGCCGTTCCGCCCGCACGGCCGGGTCACCGCGGGCAACGCCGCCGGGCTCAACGACGGCGCGACCGCCTCGCTGCTCGCCGCCGAGGACGTCGCCCGCGAGCTGGGCCTGCCGGTGCGGATGCGGCTCGTGTCGTACGCCTTCGCGGGCGTCGAGCCGGAGGTCATGGGCTACGGCCCGATCCCGTCGACCCAGAAGGCCCTCGCCAAGGCCGGGCTGTCGATCGAGGACATCGGTCTCTTCGAGATCAACGAGGCGTTCGCCGTCCAGGTGCTGGCCTTCCTTGAGCACTACGGCATCGCCGACGACGACGCGCGTGTCAACCAGTACGGCGGCGCCATCGCCTACGGTCACCCGCTGGCCTCCTCCGGGGTGCGTCTGATGACGCAGCTCGCCCGGCAGTTCGAGGACCACCCCGAGGTGCGTTACGGCCTGACGACCATGTGCGTCGGCTTCGGCATGGGCGCCTCCGTCGTCTGGGAGAACCCGCACTTCGACACCGCAGGAGGCAGCAAGTGA
- a CDS encoding response regulator transcription factor has translation MSVLLEQPASLVAYRPNKPTAMVVVADPRVRSTVTRHLWALGVRDVIEASSIAEARPRVGNPRDICVADVHLPDGSGLTLLSETRAAGWPNGLALSAADDIGAVRNALAGGVKGYVVTGTRTNIGHPTRPGVAPIGANAARMHRRPPGSPSHPGGYRELSGREVEVLRLVAEGQSNKAIGVSMGLSALTVKSHLARIARKLGTGDRAGMVAVALRTGIIH, from the coding sequence GTGTCCGTTCTCCTAGAGCAGCCCGCAAGCCTGGTCGCCTACCGCCCGAACAAGCCGACGGCCATGGTCGTCGTGGCCGACCCGCGCGTCCGTTCCACCGTCACCCGCCATCTGTGGGCCCTCGGAGTTCGCGACGTCATCGAGGCTTCGTCCATCGCGGAGGCGCGTCCCCGCGTCGGCAACCCGCGCGACATCTGCGTTGCCGACGTCCATCTGCCCGACGGTTCCGGGCTGACCCTGTTGTCCGAAACCCGAGCCGCCGGCTGGCCGAACGGCCTCGCCCTCTCCGCCGCCGATGACATCGGCGCCGTACGCAACGCCCTCGCGGGCGGCGTGAAGGGCTATGTCGTCACCGGCACCCGTACCAACATCGGCCACCCCACCCGCCCCGGCGTCGCCCCCATCGGCGCCAACGCCGCCCGCATGCACCGCCGCCCGCCCGGCTCGCCGAGCCACCCCGGCGGCTACCGCGAACTGTCCGGCCGCGAGGTCGAGGTCCTGCGACTGGTCGCCGAAGGCCAGTCCAACAAGGCCATCGGCGTCTCCATGGGACTGTCCGCCCTGACCGTCAAGAGCCACCTCGCCCGGATCGCCCGGAAGCTGGGCACCGGAGACCGGGCCGGCATGGTCGCCGTCGCCCTGCGTACCGGCATCATCCACTGA
- a CDS encoding NTP pyrophosphohydrolase, with protein sequence MTGTGSNPSAHRSGTTLLIVDAANVVGSVPDGWWRDRRGAAERLRDSLVGVAEDGLPSLDTGPVEVVLVVEGAARGVTSVPGVRVESAPGSGDDLIAGLVAAVSASDPDRPCAVITADRELRRRVEAYGARCAGPRTVRPAPPSA encoded by the coding sequence ATGACCGGCACCGGATCGAACCCCTCGGCACACAGGTCCGGGACCACCCTGCTCATCGTCGACGCCGCGAACGTGGTCGGGTCCGTCCCCGACGGCTGGTGGCGGGACCGGCGCGGCGCGGCCGAGCGGCTGCGCGACTCCCTCGTGGGTGTCGCCGAGGACGGGCTGCCGTCGCTGGACACGGGGCCCGTGGAGGTGGTCCTCGTCGTCGAGGGGGCGGCCCGGGGTGTCACGTCCGTGCCGGGGGTACGGGTGGAGTCGGCGCCCGGCAGCGGTGACGACCTGATCGCCGGGCTGGTCGCCGCCGTCTCCGCGTCGGACCCGGACCGGCCGTGTGCCGTGATCACCGCGGACCGGGAGCTGCGGCGGCGGGTCGAGGCGTACGGCGCCCGGTGCGCGGGGCCCCGCACGGTCCGTCCCGCGCCGCCTTCCGCGTGA